TTGTGGCTGAAACTGACTGAAAGATTTATGTATTTATTAATCAAAATTAAATTTcgagaaaaaaaaaacacaaatcaaGATATATTGTGGTTGTCTCTGGTCATTAGTTCACCTTAATCGGTAAGATTCTAATCCTCTAACTCCTGAATACTTTTCaaaatgtaatttaaacaaaacaaATAATTAACCAAAATGGTTTTGGGTGTTGATTAGATATTGGTTCACATGAGGCGTGACAAATTTTAACAATCTGGTAACTGATATTCCACTACGTTCTTCTTATTATTTAAGTTTCACTAAAATTTGGTACAAAAATTTTTTGTGAGATGATGAAGAACATTTATATATCACCTAGAGAGGAGGACTgttgaaaaaattattttgagATGATAACAGAAGCTTTCaacattatatttatattggaAGAACTGCGTGGAAGGTCagtttgaggtgtgtgtgtgtgtatatatgtgtgtgtgtcaatcaactgtcaatcaactgatgtacagattcctgagcctactgggctctatcatatctacatttgaaactgagtatggagtcagcctccactacattacTCCCTAATGCATAAAATCTGTTAACTACTCacaaacactgaaaaagttttttctaacgtccctgtggctcatttgggtactcagtctccacctgtgtttccttgttcacgtaccaccgtgttaaaaagtttatccttatctaccctgtcaattcctctgagaattttgtagttagtgatcatgtctccccttactcttctgtcttccagtgtcgtgaggttcatcTCACGCAGCGtttcctcgtagttcatgcctcttagttctgggactagtctagtggcatacctctgaactttttccagcttcatcttgtgcttgactaggtacgggctccatgctggggacgcatactccaggattggtcttcaattttgtgtgtgtgtgtgtgtgtgtgtgtgtgtgtgtgtgtgtgtgtgtgtgtgtgtgtgtgtgtgtgtgtgtgtgtgtgtgtgtgtatgtgtgtgtgtgtgtgtgtgtgtgtgtgtgtgtgtgtgtgtgtgtgtgtgtgtgtgtgtgtgtgtgtgtgtgtgtgtgtgtgtgtgtgtgtgtatgtgtattcacctagttgtgtttgcgggggttgagctttgctctttcggcccgcctctccactgtcaatcagctgtttactaactacttttttttccacgccacacacacaccccaggaagcagcccgtgacagctgactaactcccaggtacctatttacagccaggtaacaagggcattcagggtgaaagaaactttacccatttgtttctgcctcgtgcgggaatcgaacccgcgccacagaattacgagtcctgcgcgctatccaccaggctacgagacctccatgggtgtgtgtgtgtgtgtgtgtgtgtgtgtgtgtgtgtgtgtgtgtgtgtgtgtgtgtgtgtgtgtgtgtgtgtgtgtgtgtgtgtgtgtgtgtgtgtgtgtgtgtgtgtgtgtgtgtgtgtgtgtgtgtgtgtgtgtgtgtgtgtgtgtgtgtgtgtgtgtgtgtgtgtgtgtgtgtgtatgtgtgtgtgtgtgtgtgtgtgtagacctaAAACATGTATGCAAGTGTGTATAAATGCTCATAATGTGATATTTTACATGACAATTAGTGGCAAGACAGAAATGGACACACACACGACGATGTGTAAATTCATGGTCAGAAATTGAAAGTGTTGACATATCACATGAACAAGGCCAGAGAGGGAGCGGAGGTCTATATAAAGTCACAAGTAGATCACAACTTCACCTCAGATCGATCCTGTCACTCGTCAGCGAGAACTATGGTCAGTCACCTCATATATTATCTCATATATCAAACATCAGCTCGAGGTTGTTGCATCAGATAATTCATTCAGTAATCATTTCGAGTTAGCTTCAGTATATTTAAAATAGATCTAGTTTCACTTGAAATATACATTATCAAGATCATAAAGCTCCATTTGCTATCTTTATGACAAACtgtattttctgtttttattttcAGAAGATGTTGTTGATAACGGCGGGTGTTGTCCTGCTGGTGGCGTCCTCCAGGGCAGAAGGAGGCCTCCACGGCGTCGGTGGAGGCGGGGTTCATGGAGGCGTCTCCGGTGGTTCGTTCGGAGGACACGGAGGTTCATCTGGCTTCTCCAAGGGCGGCTTTGGCGGATCCCATGGCGGCTTTGGGAGTTCTCACGGAGGCTTCGGCGGATCGCACGGTGGATTTGGTGGTTCCAATCGCGTCATTGGCGTTTCACGCGGAGGTGGATTTGGCGGTTCCCACGGAGGTGGATTTGGCGGCTCCCGCGGTGGTGGATTTGGCGTCTCCCACGGTGGTGGATTTGGCGGCTCCCGCGGTGCTGGATTTGGCGTGTCCCACGGTGGTGGATTTGGCGGCTCCCACGGCGGTGGACTTGGTGTCTCCCATGGAGGTGGATTTGGCGGCTCCCACGGCGGTGGACTTGGTGCCTCCCATGGTGGTGGATTTGTCGGCTCTCACGGTGGTGGATTTGGCAGCTCCCACGGTGGTGGACTTGGCAGCTCCCACCGTGGTGGATTTGGCAGCTCCCACCGTGGCGCATTTGGCAGCTCCCACCGTGGTGGATTTGGCAGCTCCCACCGTGGTGGATTTGGCGGCTCCCACGGTGGTTTTGCTGGAGGATTCCACGGGTAATTAGGCGGTGGATCCGTTACTGGCTCAGGTGAACGGACATATGGTAGAATAATGCAAAACAAATATGTAAATTATGTTGCAGGATGAGATTTGCAAGAGATAAACCATGGTTTTTATTGTTGTATACATTTTCTATAAACTAAaatgttttataaaaataaaaataacccgaaaaaaaaatttgtttttcTGTTCAAAATGAAAATGAGAGAGAATATAAGCAGACGGAGATCCCCACTAACGTTGCTGAAGAGTGGACACCCACACATCtgccacccaacccacacacctgacacccaaccGACAAATCTGAAACCCAACCCAGAACATCCTGACACCAATCCTACACATTTGACACCCAAATCACACATCTGCCACCCCaatccacacacctgatacccatccCACATATCTGATATccaacccacacacctgtcactcaacTCACATATCTGACACCAGACGCCCATCCCACACAtttgacactcaacccacacTGTTGTACCCAGATTATTATGTTAAATTTAGTTTGTATTCTCTCTCTAAATACTGACAGCGGAACTAGTTTTCGGAGCGTGTGGTGTAGTTAATGACTGTGTCAAATTTGGATTTGAgtcggtgtgggggggtgtgtgtacaCCCAGTGTACCCCTGTTATCTTAAGATCATGGTGGGGGTGTCCGGGCATAGAGAACCTGTGTAGCTGTGTCAGAGGTGAACGGATATGGAGTTCGAGATGGTCTTGTCAAGGCTTGTGAGTTGTGGGAGCGCAGTATCAAGTATTGACGGGAAGTGCTTTGAGGAGGCTGAATATATAGAGACGCCAGCAGGTGGTAGGTCTCATTACTGGGCAGGACCTTGCTGTAGAGGGGCCAGGACCTGtattaatgggatcgagccattatatatttataaacgtCTGTGGTGAAAGTGACATGGGTTTGTACTAAAGTGTATAAAGAATATATAAGTGTATAAAAGTTTACACTATAAAGTGGTGGGTTTATACTAAGCTCACTAACAATGGAATATGTATGAATACCAAGACATATATAAGACTAGAGTAATAAACTCATTTATATGTAGAGTCTCTCATTGTTAgagcccacattgtttgagttaggaagatACTATTTGTCATAAATAGATACTCTTCCTAAATGATTCCCCAAATCttctgttaatcttcttgttagaGAAGatcttcacttgagacagttaagcaagtctcagctatgtctgggtacaagtgacaagatGAACAACCTATTGAGGTTTCTTCTTAATGAGGAGTGTTGTACATGGggttatggcggtatgtccactctcaggatgagtggcgctgcccaataaactcgcccctcggggcaaaattaaattaaaattacacAGAGCCCTTTCTCATTGTTCCGACTGGCAAACAATCCACATGGAACTGGAGAGAAGCCTTTAAGTATTAGTAAAAAACGTGTTCACGAATACAGAAGTCAACACCCATATCAGAAGATATTCAGAAAAATGGTATAACGGAACATCTTCTTGCTAATGGctttttggagccattatctgtatcaatagctgatacttgaGATCTGGGGATGGATGTGGTCTTCATGGCCAGCCTTGGAaagctggctgtaccagttaggGAGCTGGTGGGTTATTGTAGACC
The DNA window shown above is from Procambarus clarkii isolate CNS0578487 chromosome 6, FALCON_Pclarkii_2.0, whole genome shotgun sequence and carries:
- the LOC138354958 gene encoding keratin, type I cytoskeletal 9-like, giving the protein MKMLLITAGVVLLVASSRAEGGLHGVGGGGVHGGVSGGSFGGHGGSSGFSKGGFGGSHGGFGSSHGGFGGSHGGFGGSNRVIGVSRGGGFGGSHGGGFGGSRGGGFGVSHGGGFGGSRGAGFGVSHGGGFGGSHGGGLGVSHGGGFGGSHGGGLGASHGGGFVGSHGGGFGSSHGGGLGSSHRGGFGSSHRGAFGSSHRGGFGSSHRGGFGGSHGGFAGGFHG